From Chryseobacterium gallinarum, one genomic window encodes:
- a CDS encoding alkaline phosphatase family protein, which translates to MKKIFMYLILSVAVFSCSNDKDETIRIEEKYQTKNVVLLVVDGPRISETWEAQGKENIPNRVALLNQGVFISNFKNNGTTNTNPGHSAMCSGVYENIKNDGTELPGFPSVMQQWLKFTGADKTKAWVIASKDKLEVLNDCKLADWKGKFQPSTDCGVSGNGSDYRDDVITMTNTKKVMKEYSPNIIVINLKDVDSYGHANNWNEYIKAIKTTDASIKEIWDYIQSLPAYKDKTTLIVSNDHGRHLDAKGGFKSHGDSCEGCRHIEFFAIGPDFKKNTIITTGNYEQIDITSTIAELLRFPLQYGKGKVIKDAFK; encoded by the coding sequence ATGAAAAAAATCTTCATGTATTTAATCCTGTCAGTTGCTGTTTTCTCATGCAGCAATGATAAAGACGAAACAATCAGAATTGAAGAAAAGTATCAAACAAAAAATGTTGTTCTTTTAGTTGTTGACGGACCCCGTATTTCAGAAACCTGGGAAGCGCAGGGTAAGGAGAATATTCCCAACAGGGTTGCTCTTTTAAACCAGGGGGTATTTATCAGCAATTTTAAAAATAACGGAACCACGAATACCAACCCGGGGCATAGTGCTATGTGTTCGGGAGTATATGAAAATATCAAAAATGATGGAACTGAATTGCCAGGGTTCCCATCTGTAATGCAGCAATGGCTGAAGTTTACCGGTGCGGATAAAACCAAAGCCTGGGTAATTGCATCAAAAGATAAGCTGGAGGTTTTGAATGACTGTAAACTTGCAGACTGGAAAGGCAAATTCCAGCCTAGTACTGATTGCGGGGTGAGTGGAAACGGATCAGACTATCGTGATGATGTTATTACCATGACCAATACAAAAAAAGTAATGAAAGAATATAGCCCGAATATTATCGTAATCAATCTTAAAGATGTAGATTCCTACGGACACGCTAATAATTGGAATGAATATATTAAGGCTATAAAAACCACTGATGCTTCAATAAAAGAAATCTGGGATTATATTCAATCACTTCCTGCCTATAAAGACAAAACGACTTTGATTGTTTCTAACGATCATGGAAGACATCTTGATGCTAAAGGCGGGTTTAAAAGTCACGGAGATAGCTGTGAAGGATGCAGGCACATCGAATTTTTTGCAATAGGGCCGGATTTTAAAAAGAATACCATCATTACTACCGGAAATTACGAGCAGATTGATATTACCAGTACTATTGCCGAGCTTCTGAGATTCCCTTTACAATATGGAAAAGGAAAAGTAATAAAAGATGCCTTTAAATAA
- a CDS encoding Dps family protein, which translates to MKNASIIGLKEADCKKIAEKLNVLLANYSVFYQNTRGSHWNIKGDQFFTLHPKFEELYNSLVLKIDEIAERILTLGATPAHNYSDYLQVATIKESKEVTDGNKSVEQILSSFKVVIDLQRELLDITDEAGDEGTNSQMSDYITEQEKEVWMYNSYLGK; encoded by the coding sequence ATGAAAAACGCTAGTATTATCGGCCTTAAAGAAGCCGACTGTAAGAAAATCGCAGAAAAACTGAATGTACTGTTAGCTAATTATTCCGTATTTTATCAGAACACAAGAGGCTCTCACTGGAATATTAAAGGAGATCAGTTTTTCACGCTTCATCCAAAGTTCGAAGAGCTTTATAACAGCTTAGTTTTAAAGATCGATGAAATTGCTGAAAGAATTCTTACACTTGGGGCAACTCCGGCACATAATTATTCAGATTATTTACAAGTAGCTACCATCAAGGAAAGCAAAGAAGTAACTGACGGAAATAAAAGTGTTGAACAAATTCTAAGCTCATTTAAAGTAGTGATTGATCTTCAGAGGGAACTTTTAGATATTACGGATGAAGCCGGGGATGAAGGGACCAACTCTCAGATGAGCGACTACATCACTGAACAGGAAAAAGAAGTTTGGATGTACAACTCGTATTTAGGAAAGTAA
- the rpsG gene encoding 30S ribosomal protein S7, translating to MRKTKAKKRPLLPDPKFNDQLVTRFVNNLMLDGKKSIAFKIFYDALDIVETKKGDSEKTALEIWKDALTNVMPHVEVRSRRVGGANFQIPMPIRADRKISMAMKWLIKYSKARNDKSMALKLANEVVAASREEGAAFKKKTDTHKMAEANKAFSHFKF from the coding sequence ATGAGAAAGACAAAAGCGAAAAAAAGACCGTTGTTACCAGATCCGAAATTTAATGATCAATTGGTAACTAGATTCGTAAACAATTTAATGCTTGACGGTAAGAAGTCAATCGCATTCAAAATTTTCTATGATGCATTAGATATCGTAGAAACTAAAAAAGGAGATAGTGAAAAAACTGCACTTGAAATCTGGAAAGACGCACTTACAAATGTAATGCCTCACGTAGAAGTACGTTCCAGAAGAGTAGGTGGAGCTAACTTCCAGATTCCTATGCCAATCAGAGCTGATAGAAAAATTTCTATGGCGATGAAATGGTTAATCAAATATTCTAAAGCCAGAAATGATAAGTCTATGGCTTTGAAATTAGCTAACGAAGTTGTAGCTGCTTCAAGAGAAGAAGGTGCCGCTTTCAAAAAGAAAACAGATACTCACAAAATGGCGGAAGCTAACAAGGCTTTCTCACACTTCAAATTCTAA
- the rpsL gene encoding 30S ribosomal protein S12: MPTIQQLVRKGRATLAKKSKSAALDSCPQRRGVCTRVYTTTPKKPNSALRKVARVRLSNGKEVNAYIPGEGHNLQEHSIVLVRGGRVKDLPGVRYHIVRGALDTAGVNGRTQRRSKYGAKRPKPGQAAAAPAKGKKK; this comes from the coding sequence ATGCCTACTATTCAACAATTAGTAAGAAAAGGAAGAGCCACGCTTGCCAAGAAGAGCAAATCGGCTGCCCTTGATTCTTGTCCACAAAGACGTGGTGTATGTACGAGAGTATATACGACTACACCTAAGAAACCTAACTCAGCACTTAGAAAAGTTGCAAGGGTAAGACTTTCTAACGGTAAAGAAGTGAATGCCTATATCCCGGGCGAAGGACATAATCTTCAAGAGCACTCGATAGTATTGGTTAGAGGCGGAAGGGTGAAAGACCTACCGGGAGTACGTTACCACATCGTAAGAGGTGCATTAGACACAGCTGGTGTAAATGGAAGAACACAGAGAAGATCTAAGTACGGAGCTAAGAGACCTAAACCAGGACAAGCAGCTGCTGCACCTGCAAAAGGAAAGAAAAAATAA
- the pncB gene encoding nicotinate phosphoribosyltransferase — MNDVRLNSILDNDFYKITMQNAVVKLFPNSIVKYEFINRGKHHFPEGFDVALKEAVNKMAELKLTKDEKKFMARTCPYIDLPYLDFLEGYHYDPSEVKIHQEGGDLSVVVEGLWYRTILWEVPLLALISELHYEMNHMERDSNGVVMSKTIEKADSLGRLGVTFAEFGTRRRHSYKVQNLVMEALTQKKDSTFIGSSNVHFAMKYGVKPIGTHAHEWFMFHAAEYGFKMANELALEHWVDVYRGDLGVALSDTYTTDVFFQQFDKKFAKLFDGVRHDSGDALEFADKTIAHYQKNGINPMFKYIIFSDALNLEKVEEITNYCRGKIGISFGIGTNLTNDVGLKPMNIVMKLIGVQAPNKEWIPTVKLSDEHGKYTGDPKMIELAKEFLRIKA; from the coding sequence ATGAATGACGTGAGACTGAATTCTATTCTAGATAATGACTTTTATAAAATAACCATGCAAAATGCAGTGGTGAAACTCTTTCCTAATTCTATTGTAAAATATGAATTTATCAACAGAGGGAAACATCACTTTCCGGAAGGTTTTGATGTAGCTTTGAAGGAAGCAGTCAATAAAATGGCAGAGCTTAAATTAACCAAGGATGAGAAAAAGTTCATGGCGAGAACCTGCCCTTATATCGACCTTCCTTATCTGGATTTTCTTGAAGGCTACCATTATGATCCGTCTGAAGTAAAGATTCATCAGGAAGGAGGCGATCTTTCTGTAGTGGTAGAGGGGCTTTGGTACAGGACTATTCTTTGGGAAGTTCCTTTATTGGCGCTGATCAGCGAGCTTCATTACGAAATGAATCATATGGAGAGAGATTCCAACGGGGTAGTTATGAGCAAAACCATAGAAAAGGCTGATTCATTGGGAAGGCTTGGGGTGACCTTTGCAGAATTCGGAACCCGGAGAAGACATTCTTACAAAGTTCAAAACCTGGTGATGGAAGCCTTAACCCAGAAAAAAGATTCTACTTTTATAGGAAGCTCCAATGTGCATTTTGCCATGAAATACGGGGTAAAACCTATAGGGACCCATGCTCATGAGTGGTTTATGTTCCATGCAGCGGAGTATGGTTTCAAAATGGCCAATGAACTGGCACTGGAACATTGGGTGGATGTCTACAGGGGGGATCTGGGAGTGGCTCTTTCCGATACGTACACGACGGATGTTTTCTTCCAGCAGTTTGACAAAAAGTTTGCTAAACTGTTTGACGGTGTCCGTCATGACAGTGGGGATGCTTTGGAATTTGCCGATAAAACCATTGCTCACTATCAGAAAAACGGCATTAATCCAATGTTTAAATACATTATTTTCTCAGATGCGCTGAATCTGGAAAAAGTAGAGGAAATCACCAATTATTGCCGTGGAAAGATAGGAATCTCTTTTGGAATAGGAACCAACCTTACCAATGATGTAGGACTAAAACCCATGAATATTGTAATGAAATTGATTGGAGTACAGGCTCCCAATAAAGAATGGATTCCTACGGTAAAACTTTCTGACGAACATGGAAAATATACGGGAGATCCTAAAATGATCGAACTGGCTAAAGAGTTCTTAAGAATAAAAGCTTAG